Proteins encoded by one window of Vibrio rumoiensis:
- the hscB gene encoding co-chaperone HscB, producing MNHFELFGLPNQFELDNNSLSETFRDLQRRFHPDKFASASERDRLMSVQKAAEINDAYQTLKSPILRAEYILALQGVDIRAEQQTMSDPMFLMEQMELREEIETIAQSNEPENALIDFDSKVQKMYQQQLTQLKSQLENHQWDTAADSVRKLKFVNKLRYEIEQLEDKLLG from the coding sequence ATGAATCATTTTGAGTTATTTGGCTTACCTAACCAGTTTGAGTTGGATAATAATTCCTTGTCTGAAACGTTTCGTGACCTTCAACGTCGTTTTCATCCTGATAAGTTTGCTTCCGCTTCTGAGCGTGATCGTTTGATGTCAGTGCAAAAAGCTGCTGAAATAAACGATGCCTACCAAACGTTAAAATCCCCTATTTTACGAGCAGAATATATTCTTGCTCTCCAAGGTGTGGATATTCGTGCAGAACAGCAAACAATGAGTGATCCTATGTTCTTGATGGAACAGATGGAGCTGCGAGAAGAAATTGAAACCATTGCACAATCGAATGAGCCAGAAAACGCTCTAATTGATTTCGATAGCAAAGTGCAAAAGATGTATCAACAGCAGTTAACACAATTAAAATCTCAACTTGAGAATCATCAGTGGGATACTGCTGCGGATAGCGTTAGAAAACTCAAGTTTGTGAATAAATTAAGATATGAAATTGAGCAACTTGAAGATAAGTTGCTTGGTTAA
- the hscA gene encoding Fe-S protein assembly chaperone HscA, translating to MLLQIAEPGQSAAPHEHKFAVGIDLGTTNSLVAAVRSGTCTPLVDENQKAILPSIVHYSSDGILVGEQAKQRAQQDPHNTISSVKRLIGRSLDDVKTRYADLPYQFQASDNGLPLIQVPTGLVNPIQVSSEILKSLAQRAESTLGYELEGVVITVPAYFDDAQRAGTKDAAELAGLKVLRLLNEPTAAAIAYGLDSGQEGVIAVYDLGGGTFDISLLRLSKGVFEVLATGGDSALGGDDFDDLLLDYFKQQVGKLDKLSAEQHRVLLDAATQAKIGLSDNQQVGVEVLGQTITLTREQFNDLIQPLIKKTLMSCRRALKDAEVSADDVSEVVMVGGSTRTPLVRTMVGEFFGRTPLTSINPDEVVAIGAGIQADILVGNKPDSDMLLLDVIPLSLGIETMGGLVEKIIPRNTTIPVARAQEFTTFKDGQTAMLVHVAQGEREMIDDCRSLARFTLNGIPPMKAGAAHIRVTYQVDADGLLSVTAMEKSTGVQADIQVKPSYGLSDTEIADMLRSSMTHAKEDMQARALAEQKVEADRVIEGLLVALQENGEELLSKEEYLALEDSVRTLIELRNGEDADAIEQGIKDTDKASQEFASRRMDVSIRAALAGQSVDNI from the coding sequence ATGCTACTTCAAATTGCAGAACCCGGTCAAAGTGCCGCACCACATGAGCATAAATTCGCCGTAGGGATTGATTTAGGTACTACGAACTCTCTTGTTGCCGCAGTAAGAAGTGGCACATGTACACCTCTGGTTGATGAAAATCAAAAAGCGATTCTGCCTTCTATCGTTCACTACTCTTCTGACGGTATCTTAGTTGGTGAGCAAGCAAAACAACGGGCTCAACAAGATCCTCATAATACGATTAGCTCAGTAAAACGCTTAATTGGTCGTTCACTTGATGATGTTAAAACTCGTTATGCCGATCTCCCTTATCAATTTCAAGCGAGCGATAATGGTTTACCACTTATTCAAGTCCCGACAGGGCTAGTTAACCCCATTCAGGTATCAAGCGAAATCCTTAAAAGTTTGGCACAACGTGCAGAAAGTACGCTTGGGTATGAACTTGAGGGGGTAGTGATCACCGTACCTGCTTATTTCGATGATGCTCAGCGAGCAGGTACCAAAGATGCGGCGGAACTTGCAGGTCTTAAGGTACTTCGTTTATTGAATGAACCAACCGCTGCTGCAATCGCTTATGGTTTAGATTCTGGCCAAGAAGGTGTAATTGCCGTTTATGATCTCGGTGGTGGTACGTTTGATATTTCATTGCTTCGCCTATCAAAAGGTGTCTTTGAAGTGTTGGCGACCGGTGGTGATTCTGCATTAGGTGGCGATGATTTTGATGATCTTTTATTGGATTATTTTAAGCAGCAAGTAGGCAAGCTTGATAAATTAAGTGCCGAGCAGCACCGAGTTTTATTAGATGCGGCAACTCAAGCCAAAATTGGTTTATCCGATAATCAACAAGTCGGCGTTGAAGTGCTTGGTCAAACTATCACATTAACTCGTGAGCAATTTAATGACCTTATTCAGCCATTAATTAAAAAAACACTAATGTCCTGCCGCCGAGCACTAAAAGATGCTGAAGTGAGCGCTGACGATGTGAGTGAAGTGGTTATGGTCGGTGGTTCAACGCGCACCCCATTAGTACGCACTATGGTCGGAGAGTTTTTTGGTCGAACACCGCTAACTAGCATTAACCCAGATGAAGTCGTGGCAATTGGTGCTGGTATTCAAGCGGATATCTTAGTCGGCAATAAACCTGATTCCGACATGTTGTTATTGGATGTAATCCCACTTTCTCTTGGTATTGAAACCATGGGGGGATTAGTTGAAAAAATCATCCCACGTAATACCACGATTCCAGTCGCTCGTGCTCAAGAATTCACCACCTTTAAAGATGGTCAAACTGCCATGCTGGTTCATGTCGCTCAAGGTGAACGTGAAATGATTGATGATTGTCGTTCATTGGCACGCTTTACTCTAAATGGTATTCCACCAATGAAGGCGGGTGCTGCGCATATTCGAGTGACTTATCAAGTCGATGCTGATGGGCTACTTTCTGTTACCGCAATGGAGAAAAGCACAGGTGTACAAGCCGATATTCAGGTTAAACCTTCTTATGGCTTAAGTGATACTGAAATTGCCGACATGCTGAGATCGTCAATGACGCATGCTAAAGAAGATATGCAAGCTCGAGCTCTAGCAGAGCAGAAGGTTGAAGCAGACCGAGTGATTGAAGGGTTGCTGGTCGCATTACAAGAAAATGGTGAAGAGCTACTAAGTAAAGAAGAATACTTAGCGCTAGAAGATTCAGTAAGAACCTTGATCGAATTACGTAATGGCGAAGATGCTGATGCGATTGAGCAAGGAATTAAAGACACAGACAAAGCAAGCCAAGAGTTTGCATCGCGTCGAATGGATGTATCAATTCGTGCGGCTCTAGCTGGACAATCAGTCGACAATATCTAA
- the iscU gene encoding Fe-S cluster assembly scaffold IscU: MAYSEKVIEHYENPRNVGSFDKEDPSIGSGMVGAPACGDVMKLQIKVSPEGIIEDAKFKTYGCGSAIASSSLVTEWVKGKSLDEAASIKNSEIAEELALPPVKVHCSILAEDAIKAAVSDYKKKHQQ, translated from the coding sequence ATGGCGTATAGCGAAAAAGTAATTGAACATTATGAGAACCCACGTAACGTTGGTTCTTTTGATAAAGAAGATCCTTCTATCGGTAGTGGTATGGTTGGTGCTCCTGCTTGTGGTGACGTAATGAAACTACAAATTAAAGTATCGCCAGAAGGCATTATCGAAGATGCGAAATTTAAAACTTACGGCTGTGGTTCAGCCATTGCTTCAAGCTCACTCGTAACGGAATGGGTAAAAGGCAAAAGTTTAGACGAAGCGGCTTCAATTAAAAACTCTGAAATCGCAGAAGAATTGGCGTTACCACCGGTAAAAGTTCACTGTTCAATTCTTGCAGAGGATGCAATTAAAGCAGCAGTGTCTGATTATAAAAAGAAACACCAGCAATAA
- the iscA gene encoding iron-sulfur cluster assembly protein IscA, which translates to MAITMTDAAANRVRTFLENRGKGIGLRLGVRTTGCSGMAYVLEFVDQLNEEDQTFEHDGVKVIIDPKSLVYLDGTELDFVKEGLNEGFQFNNPNVKGECGCGESFNV; encoded by the coding sequence ATGGCCATCACCATGACAGACGCGGCAGCAAATCGCGTAAGAACATTCTTGGAAAACCGAGGCAAGGGCATAGGTCTTCGTTTAGGTGTAAGGACGACTGGGTGTTCTGGTATGGCATATGTTCTGGAGTTCGTTGACCAACTCAATGAAGAAGATCAAACCTTTGAGCATGATGGGGTGAAAGTTATTATTGATCCTAAAAGCTTGGTTTACCTAGATGGAACGGAACTCGATTTCGTCAAAGAAGGGCTAAATGAAGGCTTTCAATTTAATAACCCTAATGTGAAAGGTGAATGTGGCTGTGGTGAAAGCTTCAACGTATAA
- a CDS encoding IscS subfamily cysteine desulfurase, protein MKLPIYFDYSATCPVDQRVAEKMVQFMTMDGTFGNPASRSHRFGWQAEEAVDHAREQIADILNADPREIVFTSGATESDNLAIKGAAHFYGKQGKHIITCKTEHKAVLDPCRQLEREGYEVTYLEPESNGLIDLEKFKAALREDTVLVSIMHVNNEIGVIQDIAAIGELCRANKTIFHVDAAQSAGKLPIDTQALKVDLISLSAHKIYGPKGIGALYVRRKPRIRLEAQMHGGGHERGFRSGTLATHQIVGMGEAFAVAKQDMQKDYDHALALRNRLLDGIKDMEAVTINGDLDQRLPNNLNVSFAFVEGESLLMALKDLAVSSGSACTSASLEPSYVLRALGLDDELAHSSVRFSFGRFTTEEEIDYAVKQIRVAVDKLRDMSPLWDMYKEGIDLNTVEWAHH, encoded by the coding sequence ATGAAACTGCCTATTTATTTTGACTATTCAGCGACATGTCCTGTTGATCAGCGTGTAGCTGAAAAAATGGTTCAATTTATGACGATGGATGGCACCTTTGGTAATCCAGCTTCTCGCTCTCACCGATTTGGCTGGCAGGCAGAGGAAGCGGTTGATCATGCTCGTGAGCAAATTGCAGACATCTTAAATGCTGACCCACGTGAAATTGTATTTACATCTGGTGCAACAGAATCAGATAACCTTGCCATTAAAGGTGCAGCCCACTTTTATGGTAAGCAAGGTAAGCATATCATCACCTGTAAAACCGAACATAAAGCGGTGCTTGACCCATGTCGCCAATTAGAGCGCGAAGGGTATGAAGTCACTTATCTTGAGCCAGAAAGTAACGGTTTAATTGATTTAGAAAAATTTAAAGCGGCGTTACGCGAAGATACCGTTTTAGTATCTATTATGCATGTCAACAATGAGATCGGTGTTATTCAAGATATCGCCGCGATTGGTGAGCTATGCCGTGCTAACAAAACCATCTTTCATGTAGATGCAGCACAATCAGCAGGTAAATTACCTATTGATACTCAAGCATTAAAAGTTGATTTGATTTCTTTGTCGGCACATAAAATTTATGGCCCTAAAGGTATCGGTGCTCTTTATGTTCGCCGTAAACCGCGTATTCGTTTAGAAGCTCAAATGCACGGTGGTGGTCATGAACGTGGTTTCCGCTCTGGTACTTTAGCAACTCACCAAATCGTTGGTATGGGTGAAGCGTTTGCCGTTGCCAAACAAGACATGCAAAAAGATTACGATCATGCACTAGCATTGCGTAATCGCTTATTGGACGGCATCAAAGATATGGAAGCGGTCACCATTAATGGCGATCTTGACCAGCGCCTACCAAATAACTTGAATGTAAGCTTTGCATTTGTTGAAGGTGAGTCATTATTAATGGCATTAAAAGATCTTGCAGTATCTTCGGGTTCTGCTTGTACCTCTGCTAGCCTTGAGCCTTCATATGTACTACGTGCATTAGGGCTAGATGATGAATTAGCTCACAGCTCAGTTCGTTTTTCTTTTGGTCGTTTTACCACTGAAGAAGAAATTGACTATGCCGTTAAACAAATTCGAGTAGCAGTAGACAAACTCCGTGATATGTCACCACTATGGGACATGTACAAAGAAGGGATTGATTTGAACACCGTTGAGTGGGCACATCACTAA
- the iscR gene encoding Fe-S cluster assembly transcriptional regulator IscR has protein sequence MRLTSKGRYAVTAMLDVALHSNQGPVPLADISERQGISLSYLEQLFSRLRKAGLVASVRGPGGGYRLGIEANEIAVGTVIAAVDESVDATKCQGKGDCQGGVRCLTHTLWHDLSARISEFLDGITLGELMINSEVLDISERQNIELIVNNSFGNNNYASDKNDKADTVGMNARS, from the coding sequence ATGAGACTTACATCAAAAGGAAGATATGCGGTAACGGCAATGTTGGATGTGGCTTTACATTCAAATCAAGGACCTGTGCCGCTAGCAGATATTTCGGAACGCCAAGGGATTTCATTATCTTACTTGGAACAACTTTTCTCTCGATTACGTAAAGCTGGTTTGGTGGCGAGCGTACGTGGCCCAGGTGGTGGTTACCGTCTAGGTATTGAAGCGAACGAAATTGCAGTTGGTACTGTAATTGCGGCTGTCGATGAATCAGTTGATGCAACAAAATGTCAAGGTAAAGGCGATTGTCAAGGTGGCGTACGCTGCTTAACGCATACTTTATGGCATGATTTGAGTGCTCGCATCAGTGAGTTCTTGGATGGAATTACGCTTGGAGAACTGATGATTAACAGTGAAGTTCTTGATATTTCCGAGCGCCAAAATATTGAACTAATAGTGAATAACAGCTTTGGTAATAACAATTACGCTTCAGATAAGAATGATAAAGCGGACACTGTTGGTATGAATGCTCGCTCTTAA